From Lolium perenne isolate Kyuss_39 chromosome 5, Kyuss_2.0, whole genome shotgun sequence, a single genomic window includes:
- the LOC127298152 gene encoding gamma-glutamyl peptidase 3 — protein MKVVAADQPRSSRRYALLLAARDSEYVLKAYGGYFNVFVSAFGCGYEGDAGEESWDLFRAVDGELPTEKDLDGYDGFVISGSPYDAYADERWILRLCLLVQDLVAARKRLLGICFGHQVICRALGGRVGKARVGGWDIGIREVTMAATLPPCRFLDALQDLPPNAKITECHQDEVWEAPLGAEVLASSDKTGVEMFCVGDHVLGIQGHPEYTADILLSLVDRLSSAQSITVSFAEGVKRQLEATGPDREFWLTLCKSFLKTQELP, from the exons ATGAAGGTTGTGGCAGCTGACCAGCCAAGGAGCAGCAGGAGGTACGCGCTCTTGCTGGCGGCGCGGGACTCCGAGTACGTGCTCAAGGCGTACGGTGGCTACTTCAACGTCTTCGTGAGTGCCTTCGGCTGCGGCTACGAAGGTGACGCCGGCGAGGAGTCGTGGGACCTGTTCCGGGCGGTGGACGGGGAGCTCCCCACCGAAAAGGACCTCGATGGATACGACGGATTCGTCATCAGCGGCAGCCCCTACGACGCGTACGCCGACGAGAGGTGGATCCTGCGGCTGTGCCTCCTCGTACAGGACCTCGTCGCCGCCCGGAAGCGCCTCCTCGGCATCTGCTTCGGCCACCAGGTGATATGCCGCGCTCTGGGCGGCCGCGTCGGGAAGGCCAGGGTCGGCGGCTGGGACATCGGCATtagggaggtgaccatggcggcgacgTTGCCGCCGTGCAGGTTCCTCGATGCGCTGCAGGACCTGCCCCCCAACGCCAAGATCACGGAGTGTCACCAGGACGAG GTCTGGGAGGCGCCACTGGGCGCGGAGGTGCTGGCATCCTCGGACAAGACCGGCGTGGAGATGTTCTGCGTCGGCGACCACGTGCTCGGCATCCAGGGCCACCCGGAGTACACCGCCGACATACTCCTCAGCCTCGTCGACCGCCTCTCCTCCGCCCAGTCCATCACC GTGTCGTTTGCCGAGGGCGTGAAGAGGCAGCTGGAGGCTACTGGCCCTGACAGGGAGTTCTGGCTCACACTCTGCAAAAGCTTCCTCAAGACTCAAGAATTACCCTGA